Part of the Tachypleus tridentatus isolate NWPU-2018 unplaced genomic scaffold, ASM421037v1 Hic_cluster_2, whole genome shotgun sequence genome is shown below.
ggcacttgtttgtttaaaattgctAAACTTAGACATCTTTTCACTTGTGTTTGGTTCACTGAAATTGAATACAGCTCTGTTCGACATACAGtctttcaaaaatgtaaataattctctctctctctgtctttgacatttgctattacattattgataaccattagaaaataaatatttaatattctcttttatgtataatgtcatctcgttcacaggatggcttttaatttttttggaacATAGATTCAAATCTGCTATTACTATGTTTAGTTTAACCAGCCAAGGAAAGTGTTTTGATGCACAATGTttagttagaaaaccagttaaattgtaataattataagacATTGAattctttgtgtttattattgtttgtgctcTAAATTGTgtgtatgaaattaataaataatttggggaaaaaatgaaaaacagccccatgGAAAATTTGGGTTAGCCTCTATCAATACTTTAAGTCtttgacaacaaaagaaattacagcattcacaataaagtactagatttttgttattttttatgcacatattttgtttgtttttattataaaaataatacttattagGTAACATTAGAATATatgaatgaagaaatagattaatttatttgcaatatatgtatatacttttgaAGATTGTTTGTATGACATAACTTTATGCTGTAATTTGAACGAAGTGTATACAAGGTGATTCCTGGGTTGTTACATAGGCTTAGTATGAAGGAAgttgtcatatttaactgatacaAGCCTGAAGATAGTCAGGATAAACAATGATAAGCTTTTATTGTGCTCTGCAGggattttagaaaggaaaaattttcatattttttttggtgtggttacaaggttaaacaaatggCCTGAGCTCATGTAATGTGAAGGTAGAGACACTAATGCatgacatataaatattttccaaaataacTTGATATTCAATTAGAAGATTTTAGAagctatgcaaatgaaatttggaaactgtaatattaaagatataaacatattattaattttagcatgaaaatcactttgctctCATACTAATCAGAGTTTAAAATTGagacaaatctttataaaaaaaaaaaaaaaaggttcttatGGATTGATTTTTGGAGTTCCTCATTAGTTATTGTAtccactatattttgtttgataagaatcactttattgtttgttcctttcaattttttcaggGAATATTTTGGGTGAAAATTGGCCTCTACTTTGCTTGGCTGGGATTTTATACCTGTATGCTGATCCCAGCTTCAGCAGTAGGAGTGCTGTGTTTCATCTATGGGTTCTTCACCTTGGTGGGTGATGCTCACAGGTATGAATTAGGggagaaaaaagttaaaagagttatcaaacagtttattatttttataactcatgtttgatcattttctaaattatacctcAAATAAATCAGTTATTTAGAGATATGTAATTGATGGaatgtgttaagtaattaatcacTGGACTAATTAATCAGtgtttaactaattaattattttgcacAAGACATTTGTAGCTGGAATAATTGCAAAGAGTAATAAttggaaccattaatttttattggttgatatGTTTTTAACCATTAATGtacctaaaaatattttcaataatttttgtgacaaattgatttaaacataatttcaattaattagttagtttatgtggcattatcattgaaattgatagttgtatattatgattgatttaaatgttcaactgtactgtgtttattctataaatttaaaacaaaattgcattttttttttttacagcaaggaCGTCTGTGAGAACCACAATGACGTAATTTTATGTCCTCGGTGTGACATAAAAGGATGTAAATATGAACAGCTAGGACAGACATGCACTTTTGTCAAAATTACACATCTTTTTGACAATGGTGCTGctgtattttttgctgtttttatgtcactctggggtaagtattatatagatttacatgttaaagttatataaataatattctcttcttCAGACTCTGTTAgagctttcatacacaaaatatcaaattttttgtaaattagttttaagacttttttaaGTTACGCTTTTCTTATGCCTATTTTCTTTTAGCATGTTGACTATCTaacatgcatagtaattttgattttaaggttaaaaatgtttgtgtgcatcagaaaatgttcaaattttacatataaaatttttataacctcagataattatcaaacatttttgtacaaagaaaaacataatgttttgtctgttatttttactaatgaaactcTGTATGGGCTTGATAGATTTGACCACTATAAAcaattaggaaattaatataaataatgccttttttcattctagaataactacaaactataactcatataaaatagcttaaatttgataacattatacatttatatagaaggGGAGGACAAAAGAGTGCCTctccttgaaaatgttaatttatttgatattattttggaATAGATCTTGTGAAGTgcatttaacacatttttctattatcaaataaaatatataacaaattaacagtattttcGAGGAGGCCACTTTTCTTGTCCAcaccatgtacatatataaatttattatattgatctttcaacTGTGTCTGGATAACAGtgtagaagttacaatgacaagGTGCATGTATGCTCATGCTACcatatccagtaacataaaactgaccttacaAAGGACCTGAATTTTGGGAAAGTAACTCACTAAGAAAATCCTCATGATATGTGTGGTAATGGATgcccatagcaaaagggttactTCAACATAAAAACGTCCAACCTGCAATACTTGAAATGGTcttaatttcaaaccaacataAAGCACATCAAATTTGCTACACATTCAAGACTTTAAACTTCTATTACTGAAGTCTCACATCAAACACTTCAAATTAATTCCAAAAGCATGTTATTACTTTGAGATATCTTGTCTGTAATTTGGGACTTttcaaggaaaaaagaaaacactttacaaagtttattattactaacacTTTGGTGAACAAAATAGTTGAATAAATTATCATAAGCCATATAAGTTTAAAGAGTAATTTGTATTCTGTTGCAGTTTCTGTCTTTAGTGATGATaaactttatcactttgtttttatttactttcagccGTTATCTTTATGGAATTGTGGAAAAGATACTCATCAAAATCACCCACCATTGGGATGCAACGAATTTTGACACCTTAGAGGTAATGTgtacttttatttcagttattaatttatcacaATGGACTTGTGTATTTGACATGAACTTTTAACCATGGCAGTATACCTATTGTGATTGTGAAGGTACTAGTTGTGTCATGACAAATTTgacagtaatcatacaagtattttaattatatgttgtcaGTGTTGACTGTTATgattgcaaagtgatttttcatgttaagattaaaatacttcatttaaaattttcaaatttcacttatgtAGTTCTTTAAACCTCCTTCATAAATATCAGATGATGTTTGCTGtcagtaaaaagtttattttatctgttattttacaagCTGTAACTTTCAAATGATCAGCCAATCTAAACatcctcataaccaccataaaattatgaaataattgttaattacttttattgtGCTAAAATGACAACAAATTGTGACAATATACATCTTCTGTTTCTTCTTAATCttacagttttattgacttttgaaCCATGTTTAACTATTAATCCTTcctttgagggttgcgggtttgcattcccatcacgccaaacatgctcgccctttcagccgtggaggcattctaatgtcatggtcaatcccactatccattggtaaaagagtagcccaagagtttgcggtgggtggtgatgactagctgccttccctctagtctcacactgctaaattaaggacggctaacacagatagctctcgagtagctttgtgcaaaattcaaaacaaacagtccttcttcacaagttttaaatcacttggtgaacCTTCAGCTCATGTTACCCTtttgaattacattaaacaatatgaagaatatttcttattactattcattattttagctaatctaacctaacaactttcttgttttttcattttagttacttttatagtaataaataaagaatattcatgaaaaacataaaatgtactgtTTATCAGCatcttttttttgttctttacttaTGGCACTACCACACTAAATGCCCCTTGCTGatatagtggtaagtctatggatatacaacatCATAGAGAACTATTGGCAGCTTGTAAAGAGAAGCTGTGTGCGTGCTAAATGACTCTAATTTCCTAGTGTATGACATCATGAACGAATAAGATAGAAAGCCgtaaaataactactttataataactaatttacataaaattattcaattcttGTAGAGGtgataagtaaattataaaaaaaggaagaatctaagaacttaaatactattaaaatttgattcagtaattacattgtgatgcaaagtttacttgtatacatcgataataaactagtttaattaaattttgaatttaactctgtaaaaggttgtgacatatGCAGCTTGACCTTCTTgatgtgaaagggttaatgacCTTGTTTTCCTGCCTTGAGTGGGTGCTcaggacaagtttgtttgtttccagtatgATATTTACAGCTACTCTCTAGTATTTTCCTTTgaacatcttttcaaactttgatttataaaaataatgtttgaatgttCCCTAAAGTTATTCTTTTGAGAAAGTTTctcaaaaatacatgtttaaaaatgtaaatttcttaacacACAGATATGATGTTTTACCTGAACTCTTGAtcataatgtgtgttttttttttatatcaccaGGAACATCCAAGGCCAGAATATTTAGCCAAATTatcaacagtaaagaaaaagaaagtaaactttattacagGGGTAAGAACAGCAgttatcaatttataataaacatcaaaacaaacatctgactTTTTGTCCAGTTTTTATACAAGTCTAGATCTATCTGTTGATGATGATTTTGCAATGTTGTAGTTGATTATCAGATTATAAGTTTTATGATGACACTAAAAGTGTTTGGTATTggttttacaacaaaactgtaactaaataactctatcaaacaaaattaacaagcgATGTATCTTTTGTATAaattctttcttaaaattattaaacttaaaaaaatgccTTATTCTTCTTCAAAAATGCAGTTATTTTGAGTAAATGGTCTTCAGAGGTACAATTTTAAAAGGGTGATAAAAcacttttctaaaaataattcagtgtaaATGCATTACATGTAGTTTAAAAGACAGCAGAGTATAAAAAATACATGTGAATATCAAAAATGTAAAAGATCTTGGTAGAACATTGTTtgaaattgaaagtttaaaatgtcaaCTTTTATGCTTGTTTCAAATATTCTCATTTAAAGTCCCCGCCTggctgccaggtggttaaggcgctcgactcgtaattataatgtgatggtcaatcccattatttgttcgtaaaagagtagcccaagggtttgtagtgggtggtgatgactagctgccttccctctagttgtatactgctaaattagggacaactagtgcagatagccctcgtgtagctttgtgtgaaatttaaaacaaagcaaataatttaaagttcattacatttattttatcccttttttaaaaaacaaacaaacaagttagatGTTCCAATGCCtaagttgtggttttattatccccttcaaaaataatgtaaattgaacttcagaaggaatattacagtagtttttcatcagttctggttctttttctaagGGCATGTGTTTGAACTTTGTTTCTTACgagttatgaaaatttattacttagttttttactgatgtgtttttctaAATGCTTCTGTGATGTACACTGTAACAGGTAAACGAACCATGTGTTTCGTTTTGGAAGAGACAGTACCGTGTACCATATTTTCCTGGTCTGTGGTGTTACTACTtgtgagtatttatttatgaattaatttgagtATGTAGGTGTGTACACTAGAGCTATGTGAACATTTAagatttcagatttaaagaaGAACCAATTTTGAGAACAGTGAACTTTAGAAACAGGTTCAGTAGGTAATGAAGACTATTTGACACAGTGATGGTGTTTGGTATTCAGTGGGAATGAGAAATTTATCTGTATACAGgaatatatgtgtatgtgaactttattattaaaaattattaatttgggaaGGGGTGTATGGATCATCagaaaagttgaatcaaaatataaaaattgtcattTCAAGCTGACAACTCGGGActcttaaaagtaaacaaactattttgtccccactaaaattgataagtactgtagGCATGGAGTTAATAGAGAGATTTATAATAatcttaagaaaataatacagacattacttgcagctgtatttatttactttgttagagCCTTTGGCTATAGGCTTGACAATACAGTCTCTGcattttgattcatgttgtttctttatttttctgacaatctagaatgagttttaattatattgttacttaagatgtttttttttaatattcattaatagAGAATACATTCTAAACTTCACAAGTGCATGTGAATTCAATTGAATGTTACATAATTTTTGACAGTTTACTGTTGCTTGTGCTTTATGTTCCACTTatccaccacatattaaaataaatgacacatattcaagataaaataaacatatttactggtatacacctgtaacatacaaactgtaaaattgtTCTCAAAGGACCATTGTGAAGGCAAAGATTGTATGATCACAAATTTAATGAGTAGCTTCCATCAGCTTGaactattatataacaaaagatgAACAGTAACAAAGGAATCTCATCAGAatggaataatgtttcttttaaaaaaatacaacaaagtttagtgcaacataaacatacacagtcacatgcttactttgataggtttacataacaatatgtttgttcttcaacaacctgctgtgtacaagtgtttgttagaaaaaggcaacacaaataattctCTCAGTGGCACACTTTGCTAAATTGCtaattatcaataacttttaCTACCACTACCTGTTTAAAATTgcaatagctatatgaaagagtaatatatgcagtggtaataaatactgaatatgtacTTGTGACTTTTGCTAAGTACAAAAAACAGTAGAAAGAATTACCGATGTGATATTGAATAGTAGCATCTGTTATGGTAATCATCCAGTGTCAAACAGCTGTTGAAATGTTGCCAAGGAAATAAATTTGAGTAATGATGAACAACAGTGGCTTGAATAACAATATCCATCATCAGAATCGCCTAATTTTGTTGTATCTGTTTCcaataaaaacactagaaaatgCACAAGCTGTAGTTTCCAACTAATGCACATACTAGTAAAACACTGGATTTTTTGATGGCTAAAAATGAAGGACTCAGAAAATTTCACAGCATGACATAATTAAGGATGGGGAAGTAAGTTCAAAAGTGCTGTCAGTTTCTTACAGAAATCTCAGTGGAGtcctgtaacaaaataaatatcatttgaaataattttatagtggaatCAAAATGATTAATTGTGGCTTGAGTTAAGCTGTCagcaatagatctacagttttgtttgcttacattttttttgtgatctctatttgtggattttaaatacCTAGTTTTTAATTATCTGCTATGTTGACTTTTTTTTAGTGCACAACAATGagaaaatatgtgtttagagTGAGACACGACCCCCACTAGACACgtataaaattattccagtagGAAAACAgccatttcaaataaaacaagtgtgtttaaaacgtctctttaaataaagatttgtgtcttttgaagtaattatttatcaagGTTTTGTGACTTGTTTAACGTGAGTCCAATATGAAAGCAGTCACTCGGAACAACGTTGTATCTGTTATGCACTTATAACCACGTAAAGCATCTTTCACTGAAAATTAACTGATTTTTAAGTGAGCATTCCATACAGCATATCTTTCTATGTTGTGGTTGAAAATGCTCAGTCAATTTTgctgtagttttgtgtaacaataacatgaataaaaataacacgatTAAGTAAGGAAATTTTAACTTTGTCTCAACAATcatgtattttgcttattatcaatcTTTTGGTGGTCCAGTCTATTTACAAGAAAAGTTTTCAGTGGTGTTTCAAGAATGAGTctacttttaaaggttttttcCCAAATGATCAGAGATTACTCAAAGGCTTAAAAGAGACATCCCAGTACCACAGGTGGTACTGTTTTAGAGTAAGGCTGCATTCTTAAATTAAGATGACTTATAACTTCATGGTCATTGATTTTTGGttctatgtttaaagaaaaattgtttttaaaagatgcattttgtaaacttgggaggatttttttattattttcagtgaatccagTTTCCAATTTTTTGCAGTATGGTATACAAAacagttatttctcataattgTCTCCACGGATAGGTGTACtgtatttcaagatggctggtatggatattaaaactcttattaaaataaattagaaaacaatgtttcacctTCTTAGGAATCTCAggccttcaggttaagaaaaagttttaatacccataccagccatcttgagatacatttttacttgatgtgggttcctcatcatcatGAAAGAGATATAGTTTTTCTGTTGCTTCACCTTCTTCCAAACTCTTTTCAGTCGATTGCCATACCTACATATCTTGGCAGattatcttgaaacttggtagggtcATACTTTGATCCAGTATGTCCagtaagtattttcattttttttatttaggcttTTTTAAGGGGTCAGATGCCAAAcaacccaaaaatatatattttgggctcTTGCGTGGTTATATTTACAGCAGTCTGGAAGTCAACTGgcacaaatgtaaatattcatgaGCTCAAtgcaatgacaaacaaaaatagctaGATTTGCCcattttgaatcttttttttttttttttttttttttttgggggtggAGGCAGGAAGAGATCTGAAAAAGCACAATTTAGAGATATTTGTTGATCATTTACTCagccatattttgaccaatttacatggtAGCTGgtagaaagat
Proteins encoded:
- the LOC143242888 gene encoding anoctamin-9-like, giving the protein MLIPASAVGVLCFIYGFFTLVGDAHSKDVCENHNDVILCPRCDIKGCKYEQLGQTCTFVKITHLFDNGAAVFFAVFMSLWAVIFMELWKRYSSKSPTIGMQRILTP